Genomic window (Streptomyces clavuligerus):
CCTGTGGCTGGTCAAGTACGCGGGCCCGGCCGTGACACACCTCCTCAGCGCGCTGATCGACAACGCACTCCACTTCAGCCCGCCGGAGAAAGAGGTCGAGGTGAGGGTGACCCGGCGGCCGGACGGGCTGCTGATCGAGATCGAGGACCAGGGCCTGGCCATGGGCCCCGAAGCCCTCGCGGCGGCGAACGGCCTGCTCGCCGACCCGGACCCACAGCGGGTCCTGGAACGGCTGCGGGACGGACGGATCGGCCTCGCCGTGGCCGCACGCCTGGCCGCCGCCCACCGCATCACCGTCCACCTCCGGGTGAAAACCGAACCGGAGCAGGGCATCATCGCCACCGTCCTGCTGCCCGACCGGCTGCTCCTCACCGGGACGCAACTGCCGACCGCCGACCGGTCCACCGCCGACCGGCCGCCGCACCCCCGCCCCGCCCCGGTGCCCGCCGCCCCGCTGGTCTCCGCCACCCCGCCCGCGGACGGCGATGACCGTTCCGGACTGCCGCGCCGCACCCCACAGCCACCCACCCATGCCGCCGCTGACCCCGGCGCCACACAACCAGCACCCGCCCCGACCCCGGGAACGGATGCGGAGGCGGCTTCGGGAGTGGCTGCGGAGGCGGGGGGCGGGCGGCCCCGGCTCCCCCGCCGCACCCGCAACGCGCCCGGCCCGGCCGGGCTGGAGCACGACCGCTCCGGGCCCGCCGGCGGCACCAGCCCCGGGCCGTCGCCCGGACTCGCGGGCGCCTTCCTCACCGCCGTCCGCACCCACACACCCACCGAAACCGCTGAAACCGCCAGGAACACCGAAACCGCTGAAGCCACCGAGGCTGCCGACGGGCCGCCGTCTCTCTGACCTGCCCGCTGCGCTCTTCCCCTCCCCCCACCTCTTGTCCCTCTTTCTCCTTTCCTCCGATCTGAGGAGTGTTTGATGAACGGTCAGGACACCACCGTGCCGGTGTGGAAGCTCAAGGACCTGGGCTGGCTGCTGGACGGCTTCGCGGCCCGGGTCGGGCACAACGTGCGCGCGGTTCTCGCCTCGCAGGACGGACTGATCGCCTCCGCGACCGGCCCGCTGTCCGACGACGACCGCGCCCGTCTCTGCGCCTCCGCCGCCGGTCTGCTCAGCCTCGGCAGGGCCACCGTCCAGGCCGCAAGCGGCGACCCGGCGGGCGGGGACGTGCAGCAGATGATCATCGAGCACCCGGCCTGCCTGGTGTTCGTGATGGCCGCCGGAGCGGGCAGCCTCCTCACCGTCGCCACCGACCCCCAGGCCGACCCCGGCCGCGTCGGACACGAGATGACCGAACTGATCCAGCGCGTCGGCGAACACCTCACCACCCCCGCCCGCGCCCTGCCGGAAGACCAGTGACATGGACACACAGTCCGGGTGGGAACCCGCCACCCGCATCCCCCTCTACGCCCTGACCGGCGGGCGCACCGTCCCCGAGCTGACGCTGCGGCTGGACACCCAGGTCCGCACCCTGCCCGCGCACACGGTGACAGATCTGCCGCCCGAGCCGCAGCAGTTGCTCGACCTGTGCGAGGGGGCCGACCGGTCGATCGCCGAGCTGGCCGGGACCCTCCACCTTCCCGTGCCGCTGGTCATGGTCATGGTCTCCGACCTCCTCAAGGACCGCGCGCTGCGCATGGTCATCCCCCACCCCTCCGACGGGGACCACCGGACCGCGATGATCAACGCCTTTCTCGCGGGCCTTCAGGCGCGGTGGGAGGTGACCAGCGATGCCGGATGCTGAATGCCTGGTGAAGCTGGTGGTGACCGGCGGTTTCGGCACCGGGAAGACGACGCTGATCGGCGCGGTCAGCGAGATCACCCCGCTGCGGACCGAAGCCGTCCTCACCCAGGCCGGCACCACCACCGATGTCCTCACCGGTGTGGAGGGGAAGACGACCACCACGGTGGCCCTGGACTTCGGCCGCCTCACCTTCCCCGACGCCGATCCGCCGGTGAAGGTGTTCTTCTTCGGCACCCCCGGACAGGAGCGCTTCGCCCACGGCTGGAACAGCATCGCCCACGGCGCCCTCGGCACCGTCGTCCTGGTCGACACCTCCCGCCTGGAGATCTCCTTCCCCAGCCTCACCTTCGCCGAGAAGCTCGGCATCCCCTTCGCCGTCGCCGTCAACCAGTTCGCCCACGACCCCAACCACTACACCCCCCAGGAAGTCCGCGACGCCCTCGACCTCACCGCCGACGTCCCCGTGATCACGTGCGACGCCCGCGACCCCGCCTCGGTCGCCCGGGTCCTGACCGCCCTGCTCACCAGCCTGACCCGCCCCCCATCGCCCCGCGGAGCATCACTGTGACCCACCCCGCTGCACCCCACCCCAACACCCAGGTCCAGGTCCCTGGCGGTGTTCCGGTCCTGCCCGGGCCGCCCGCCGTGCGGGCCGGGCGGCTGGCCGAACTCGGGCTCGACCGGCGCCCGCGGCCCGACCTCGACGAAGCCGCCACCGCCCTGGGCCGTGCCGCGGACGCCGACTACGCGATGGTCAACATCCTCACCCAGGACGGGCAGTGGTTCGCCGGCCTGTACCGGGCACCGAGGCCCCACCTGCCGCTCATCCCCCGCACCATGCCCCTGACCGACGGGTTCTGCCCCGCCCTCACCGCCCGCGGCGGCCTGGCCCTGGTCCTGACCGACGTCCACGACCACCCCCGGCTGCGGTCGAACGCCGTCGTGGACCAGCTCGGCATCCGCTCCTACGTCGGCGCCCCCCTGATCGACCCCGCCACCGGCATCACCCTGGCCACCCTCTGCTTCATCAACACCACCGCCCTCCCGCAGAAAACCGAGCACGACCAGCTCCACCTCATCAAAACCCGCCGCGACGAACTCAACCCCCGCCTCTTCCACCCCGCCCTCCCCGCGACCCCCTGACCCCACCCCCCAATTTCCCTGTCACCGAAAGCGGAGACCGATGCTGTCCGACACCCATGAGGACCTGCGCGCCCAGGTCCGTGCCTTCGCCGAATCCGAGATAACACCCC
Coding sequences:
- a CDS encoding roadblock/LC7 domain-containing protein, which gives rise to MNGQDTTVPVWKLKDLGWLLDGFAARVGHNVRAVLASQDGLIASATGPLSDDDRARLCASAAGLLSLGRATVQAASGDPAGGDVQQMIIEHPACLVFVMAAGAGSLLTVATDPQADPGRVGHEMTELIQRVGEHLTTPARALPEDQ
- a CDS encoding DUF742 domain-containing protein codes for the protein MDTQSGWEPATRIPLYALTGGRTVPELTLRLDTQVRTLPAHTVTDLPPEPQQLLDLCEGADRSIAELAGTLHLPVPLVMVMVSDLLKDRALRMVIPHPSDGDHRTAMINAFLAGLQARWEVTSDAGC
- a CDS encoding GTP-binding protein, whose product is MPDAECLVKLVVTGGFGTGKTTLIGAVSEITPLRTEAVLTQAGTTTDVLTGVEGKTTTTVALDFGRLTFPDADPPVKVFFFGTPGQERFAHGWNSIAHGALGTVVLVDTSRLEISFPSLTFAEKLGIPFAVAVNQFAHDPNHYTPQEVRDALDLTADVPVITCDARDPASVARVLTALLTSLTRPPSPRGASL
- a CDS encoding GAF domain-containing protein; this encodes MTHPAAPHPNTQVQVPGGVPVLPGPPAVRAGRLAELGLDRRPRPDLDEAATALGRAADADYAMVNILTQDGQWFAGLYRAPRPHLPLIPRTMPLTDGFCPALTARGGLALVLTDVHDHPRLRSNAVVDQLGIRSYVGAPLIDPATGITLATLCFINTTALPQKTEHDQLHLIKTRRDELNPRLFHPALPATP